The following are encoded in a window of Methanocorpusculum vombati genomic DNA:
- a CDS encoding polymer-forming cytoskeletal protein — protein sequence MKVFVKDTTYLAEPGSYFKDSVKIDGDFIVPPKTQFWKDLVVTGHLSLGVGSRVGGNVTCNGAVISRGCLVEGELNAGTDQLTVCDGARVRVIRSEGNVLLRPGIVSDEVHGENILVMGKIHCGKLMGRNTRVITN from the coding sequence ATGAAAGTTTTCGTAAAGGACACGACCTACTTGGCAGAACCGGGATCCTACTTTAAGGATTCGGTTAAAATTGACGGAGATTTCATTGTACCCCCCAAGACCCAGTTCTGGAAGGATCTTGTGGTGACCGGTCATCTTTCCCTGGGTGTCGGGTCGCGGGTTGGCGGGAACGTTACCTGTAACGGTGCGGTTATCTCCCGCGGGTGTCTGGTGGAAGGGGAACTGAATGCCGGGACTGATCAGCTGACGGTGTGCGACGGGGCACGGGTACGGGTTATCCGCTCGGAAGGAAATGTTCTGCTTCGTCCGGGGATCGTCTCTGATGAGGTGCACGGCGAAAATATTCTGGTGATGGGAAAAATTCACTGCGGGAAACTGATGGGCAGAAACACCCGCGTCATCACCAACTAA
- a CDS encoding FKBP-type peptidyl-prolyl cis-trans isomerase, protein MAIENGNYIKLSYTGSVNGAPFDTTDAEEAKKAGIFRENAMYGPVVVKVGAGHVLPGVDEDLAGKEIGQEYTVVVPAEKAFGEHKKDELKAVDKKALPQKVSMLDRVTVEGREGVVVNKIGSRYLVDFNHPLAGQEVTYVYKIEAMVEDPVEKLAGTIRLFTGREMKVSNAHKNFISVEVPPMMAMYNQNWMMTEYMITQEAFGLFPEIESVKFVETFPRPNLKVDEPAEEKKEE, encoded by the coding sequence ATGGCTATTGAAAATGGCAACTATATTAAACTCAGCTACACCGGTTCCGTAAACGGTGCTCCGTTTGATACAACGGATGCTGAAGAAGCAAAGAAGGCAGGAATCTTCCGCGAGAATGCAATGTACGGCCCGGTTGTAGTAAAGGTCGGTGCAGGCCATGTCCTTCCGGGCGTGGACGAAGATCTCGCCGGAAAAGAGATCGGCCAGGAATACACGGTTGTAGTTCCGGCAGAAAAAGCATTCGGCGAGCACAAAAAGGATGAACTCAAAGCTGTGGACAAAAAAGCACTGCCGCAGAAGGTCTCGATGCTTGACCGCGTAACAGTGGAAGGACGTGAAGGCGTAGTAGTAAACAAGATCGGCAGCCGCTATCTGGTAGACTTCAACCACCCGCTCGCAGGCCAGGAAGTCACCTATGTCTACAAAATCGAAGCAATGGTCGAAGACCCGGTCGAAAAACTTGCAGGAACCATCCGCCTCTTTACCGGCCGCGAAATGAAGGTCAGCAACGCACACAAGAACTTTATCTCCGTTGAAGTTCCGCCGATGATGGCAATGTACAACCAGAACTGGATGATGACCGAATACATGATCACCCAGGAAGCCTTCGGCCTGTTCCCGGAGATCGAATCGGTCAAATTCGTTGAGACCTTCCCCCGCCCGAATCTCAAGGTCGATGAACCGGCCGAAGAGAAGAAGGAAGAATAA
- a CDS encoding zinc ribbon domain-containing protein, which translates to MSQLRCPQCGAPVIAEHAKQYTTCENCGTVIYIDRSSVIFNYIMPFILDEDKARAVFRRWCAGPSLAKDLEREAEITSVEKIYFPVFLFRRVVGGQEKSIIKPAKGTTLPGLQSQVIPPGDLRVFDSAVSTRGAEVIPPEISVETYLPDLPGTAKEQALLYLPFFVFRYRYQGADYVSVMGGTSGRVHTSGFPGRSAAPYALVVGGGFLLAFVGGILGFITTPLFYVLVFAGAALAMLTGRAVVRTPEGGDSE; encoded by the coding sequence ATGTCGCAACTCCGTTGTCCGCAGTGCGGTGCTCCGGTCATTGCTGAACACGCAAAGCAGTACACCACCTGTGAAAACTGCGGAACCGTTATCTACATTGATCGAAGCAGCGTCATCTTCAACTACATCATGCCCTTCATCCTCGATGAAGACAAGGCACGTGCCGTCTTCCGCCGGTGGTGTGCAGGCCCGTCTCTTGCAAAAGATCTTGAACGGGAAGCAGAGATAACCTCTGTTGAGAAGATTTACTTCCCCGTCTTCCTCTTCCGCCGCGTTGTCGGTGGTCAGGAGAAATCCATCATCAAACCTGCCAAAGGAACCACGCTGCCCGGTTTGCAGAGTCAGGTGATCCCGCCGGGTGACCTCCGGGTGTTTGACTCCGCTGTTTCCACCCGGGGTGCTGAAGTTATCCCGCCTGAGATCAGTGTTGAGACCTATCTTCCAGACCTTCCCGGAACCGCAAAAGAACAGGCACTCCTCTATCTGCCGTTCTTCGTGTTCCGGTACCGGTATCAGGGAGCCGACTACGTCTCTGTCATGGGGGGAACGTCCGGGCGTGTGCACACCTCCGGGTTCCCCGGACGATCCGCAGCCCCGTATGCACTTGTTGTCGGCGGCGGATTCCTCCTTGCATTTGTTGGGGGTATCCTCGGATTTATCACAACGCCGCTCTTCTATGTCCTTGTCTTTGCAGGAGCTGCCCTTGCCATGCTGACCGGGCGTGCCGTCGTCCGCACGCCGGAAGGAGGTGACAGCGAATGA
- a CDS encoding geranylgeranylglycerol-phosphate geranylgeranyltransferase — protein MSLSPYVTIIRPANAVVSGITAVIAYLIASGTNLLSAFLLFFIVTVICGAGNVLNDYFDRDIDKINRPDRPIPSGAVTPGSAAVWAGILFILGILASLATNLWCLAIAVFNSLLLVAYAAKLKKMPLFGNLSVAYLSGSVFLFGGVLVGPESFAVTLPLFAITFFGTLAREILKAAEDIEGDAAGGATTLPMILGVQKSGYLAVLLILCAVAASVLPYSRWGAVYLVLIAVIDLFILSAAAKSVRCRTPAELIAAKSTSLIKYGMFAALFLFLVMELWYGIIAQAL, from the coding sequence ATGAGCCTTTCGCCCTATGTTACGATCATTCGTCCGGCAAACGCGGTTGTTTCCGGCATCACCGCAGTCATTGCCTATCTGATCGCATCGGGAACGAACCTGCTGTCCGCGTTTCTGCTGTTCTTCATTGTAACCGTCATCTGCGGTGCGGGAAATGTGCTCAACGACTACTTTGACCGGGATATTGATAAAATCAACCGGCCGGACAGGCCGATTCCGTCCGGTGCCGTCACACCCGGAAGTGCCGCGGTGTGGGCAGGTATTCTGTTCATCCTGGGAATTCTTGCAAGTCTTGCCACCAACCTCTGGTGTCTTGCAATCGCTGTGTTTAACTCCCTCCTGCTGGTAGCCTATGCCGCGAAGCTGAAGAAGATGCCGCTGTTCGGCAACCTTTCGGTTGCCTATCTCTCCGGCAGTGTGTTTCTCTTCGGCGGTGTCCTCGTGGGTCCGGAGTCGTTTGCTGTCACCCTTCCGCTGTTTGCGATCACGTTCTTTGGGACACTCGCCCGTGAAATTCTCAAGGCAGCCGAGGATATCGAGGGTGATGCGGCAGGCGGGGCAACGACACTTCCGATGATTCTTGGCGTACAGAAGAGCGGATACCTTGCGGTTCTCCTCATCCTCTGTGCGGTTGCGGCAAGTGTTCTGCCGTATTCCCGCTGGGGTGCGGTGTATCTTGTCCTGATTGCGGTGATCGATCTCTTCATTCTTTCTGCTGCGGCAAAGTCCGTCCGCTGCAGAACACCGGCGGAACTGATTGCGGCAAAGTCCACGAGCCTGATTAAATACGGCATGTTTGCGGCACTCTTCCTGTTTCTTGTGATGGAACTGTGGTACGGCATCATTGCGCAGGCTCTGTGA
- a CDS encoding ferrous iron transport protein A yields the protein MQMTSQSVALDCIPCGSQATVVSLRHGAEITRRLLELGVTRGTHLTVLGKAPLGDPMFVRIRGCQIAMRIAEAGQISVVKDGVWTLAAVPAGHTVRVTEVLPDTGITSRLLELGVTKGSSIRILGAAPLGDPMTISVRGCQFAIRRHEAENILVELAA from the coding sequence ATGCAAATGACATCTCAATCAGTTGCGTTGGACTGTATTCCTTGTGGGTCTCAGGCAACGGTAGTGTCTCTCCGTCACGGAGCTGAGATTACCAGACGTTTGCTTGAACTGGGGGTTACCCGGGGAACTCATCTGACGGTTCTTGGGAAAGCACCTCTTGGGGATCCCATGTTTGTACGTATTCGCGGTTGCCAGATCGCGATGAGAATAGCAGAAGCCGGACAGATTTCTGTGGTGAAGGACGGGGTCTGGACACTTGCCGCAGTTCCCGCCGGGCACACTGTCCGCGTTACGGAGGTCCTGCCTGACACCGGGATTACCTCCCGTCTTCTTGAACTGGGCGTGACGAAAGGGAGCAGCATCCGTATTCTCGGCGCTGCTCCGCTTGGGGATCCGATGACCATTTCGGTTCGCGGATGTCAGTTCGCTATCCGTCGTCATGAGGCAGAGAATATTCTGGTGGAGTTAGCTGCATGA
- a CDS encoding small multi-drug export protein yields MTEDALSPYYQPPLRVRLIATGGILAVFAGMLGFFFLTMPLNLFYEFIGFLGLYMMPGFGKESIIPLAMAFGIPWWQITAGIIVGDMVLAIIIAYNFDLLLRIPLIGRILRYFTSKTNEVLQKHLWIKGLSLIGLFLFMYIPFMGSSAINTTIVGRLLSVPPKTLLTIVLTGSILATLTMAVGMHAVLELWAANPLYAVIAVFAVIAAAVVCWKLWQRYTEKRFGPGE; encoded by the coding sequence ATGACGGAAGATGCGCTATCCCCCTATTATCAGCCGCCCCTCCGCGTCCGGCTCATTGCAACAGGAGGAATCCTTGCTGTTTTTGCCGGGATGCTTGGTTTCTTCTTTTTGACGATGCCGCTCAATCTTTTTTATGAGTTCATCGGTTTTCTGGGACTGTATATGATGCCCGGATTCGGGAAGGAAAGCATTATTCCTCTTGCAATGGCATTCGGTATTCCCTGGTGGCAGATTACCGCAGGTATTATTGTCGGCGATATGGTGCTTGCAATCATCATCGCCTACAATTTTGATCTGCTGCTGCGTATTCCCCTGATCGGACGGATTCTCCGCTACTTTACCTCCAAAACAAACGAAGTGCTCCAGAAGCATCTGTGGATCAAAGGTCTGTCGCTTATCGGTCTGTTCCTGTTTATGTACATCCCGTTCATGGGTTCGAGTGCGATCAATACTACTATTGTGGGACGCCTGCTCTCCGTCCCGCCGAAGACTCTTCTTACAATTGTGCTCACCGGCAGTATTCTTGCAACCCTGACTATGGCGGTTGGCATGCATGCGGTCCTTGAACTGTGGGCTGCTAATCCGTTGTATGCAGTTATCGCCGTGTTTGCGGTGATTGCGGCTGCTGTTGTCTGCTGGAAGCTCTGGCAGCGGTACACAGAGAAACGGTTTGGACCCGGTGAGTGA
- a CDS encoding small multi-drug export protein has product MAEEGRSAQEWTKLILRRILFLGGPIAVYGVFLFAMWFVYPPATGIIGQPSQEYLTLIGLLFAYLVPPFGKESIIPIALGLGYPIWIICFGIILMDMMSSILIALNFDLLEKIPFVGGLIRRFMDGANSVRKKKPWIEQLSHLGLLIFMYIPLQGSGATNTTILGRLFGMRVRTVFWIVTVGSILSTLSVAFGAAAVIELWRINPWFAVFAVLALAAVIISVVLVWRRYTKRFSLDTPVSLCDPDEEDILP; this is encoded by the coding sequence ATGGCTGAAGAGGGACGCAGTGCACAGGAATGGACAAAGCTTATCCTCCGCCGCATCCTCTTTCTCGGCGGCCCCATTGCCGTGTATGGTGTTTTCCTCTTTGCCATGTGGTTTGTGTACCCTCCGGCAACCGGTATCATCGGCCAGCCGAGTCAGGAGTATCTGACGCTGATCGGTCTCTTGTTTGCCTATCTTGTCCCGCCGTTCGGGAAAGAGTCTATTATTCCCATTGCTCTTGGTCTTGGGTATCCGATCTGGATCATCTGCTTTGGTATTATTCTGATGGACATGATGAGTTCTATTCTCATCGCCCTGAACTTCGATCTTCTGGAAAAGATTCCGTTTGTCGGCGGTCTCATCCGCAGGTTCATGGACGGGGCAAACAGTGTTCGCAAGAAGAAACCCTGGATTGAACAGCTTTCCCATCTGGGTCTCCTGATCTTCATGTACATTCCTCTTCAGGGTTCCGGCGCAACCAACACCACCATTCTCGGCAGACTGTTCGGTATGCGGGTCCGGACCGTGTTCTGGATTGTCACCGTCGGCAGTATCCTTTCCACGCTGTCGGTTGCATTCGGTGCAGCTGCGGTCATTGAACTGTGGAGGATCAATCCCTGGTTTGCCGTGTTTGCGGTTCTGGCGCTTGCCGCAGTGATCATCTCTGTTGTTCTGGTGTGGCGGAGATACACAAAACGGTTCTCTTTGGATACTCCTGTGTCTCTGTGTGATCCGGATGAGGAAGATATTCTTCCATGA
- a CDS encoding GNAT family N-acetyltransferase has product MEIICKPYTSDDKAAVTAIWNEIVRDANAFPQEFPFTNDEGDAFFLSQTATVVASVNGEIAGFYILHDNNAGRCSHTANASYGVAKKFRGCGAGKVLVSDSLIKAKECGYKGLQYNAVVKSNYGAITLYLKLGFSIIGTIPGGYRRADETFEDLLIFHKSL; this is encoded by the coding sequence ATGGAGATCATCTGCAAACCCTATACCTCAGATGACAAAGCAGCAGTCACCGCTATCTGGAATGAAATTGTCCGCGATGCAAACGCATTTCCCCAGGAATTTCCCTTCACCAACGACGAGGGAGACGCATTTTTTCTCTCCCAGACGGCAACGGTGGTTGCATCGGTAAACGGAGAGATTGCGGGATTTTATATTCTGCATGACAATAATGCAGGCCGCTGTTCCCACACGGCAAACGCATCCTACGGTGTTGCCAAAAAGTTTCGCGGGTGCGGGGCGGGAAAGGTTCTCGTTTCCGACTCACTCATAAAAGCAAAAGAGTGCGGCTATAAGGGCCTGCAGTACAATGCAGTGGTCAAGTCCAACTATGGCGCAATCACACTCTACCTCAAACTCGGATTCAGTATCATCGGAACAATTCCGGGAGGTTACCGCAGAGCCGACGAAACGTTTGAAGATCTGCTGATCTTTCACAAAAGTCTGTGA
- a CDS encoding winged helix-turn-helix transcriptional regulator yields MRYIALITFLFLLIVSPIITVSANDQTMHYYSSLDDVTVHPAPIEFSGEGDSFVIKEVNWRNPLNELRYILTLGYTRTYGFPPLLVIECLAFLTIVLGAGALTLLTTRGKLPDDPKSRTMILYNTIKEHPGTTLSELQELTGHSRGSVSVNLHRLDLNAKIQKSVRNGTTRYYIASIPEDEINGFLRKVATREKPQKIFETIISTPGISQKELHETTKIPKTTLQWHLAQLAKYEIIKSTRDRNTIHYSVIPDYILLYNHILEEGKQNKKETEGQNPENNRDL; encoded by the coding sequence ATGAGATATATCGCACTAATTACTTTCCTGTTTTTACTGATTGTCTCCCCGATCATTACCGTATCTGCAAATGATCAGACTATGCATTACTACTCGTCACTGGATGACGTAACAGTACACCCGGCCCCGATTGAATTTAGCGGCGAAGGAGATTCATTTGTAATAAAAGAAGTAAACTGGAGAAACCCACTGAATGAACTACGATATATCCTCACACTCGGTTACACTCGAACATATGGCTTCCCTCCATTATTAGTCATTGAATGCCTCGCATTCTTAACAATTGTTCTCGGCGCCGGTGCCCTCACTCTTCTCACCACCCGCGGAAAACTGCCCGACGACCCAAAATCCCGCACAATGATTCTTTACAACACCATCAAAGAACATCCCGGCACAACACTATCCGAACTCCAGGAACTCACCGGTCACTCACGCGGATCCGTTTCCGTCAACCTTCACCGTCTGGACCTGAATGCAAAAATCCAGAAAAGTGTACGCAACGGCACGACCCGCTACTACATTGCCAGCATACCAGAAGATGAAATCAACGGATTCCTGCGCAAAGTCGCAACCCGGGAAAAACCGCAGAAAATCTTTGAAACCATCATCAGTACCCCCGGAATCTCCCAGAAAGAACTCCATGAAACAACAAAAATCCCCAAGACAACACTGCAATGGCATCTTGCACAACTCGCAAAATATGAAATAATCAAAAGTACGCGTGACAGAAACACCATTCACTACAGTGTAATTCCCGACTACATTCTCCTCTACAACCATATCCTTGAAGAAGGAAAACAGAACAAAAAAGAAACCGAAGGACAGAACCCGGAAAACAACCGCGACTTGTAA
- the feoB gene encoding ferrous iron transport protein B — protein sequence MSEKRVVVALAGNPNCGKTTLFNNLTGMRQHVGNWPGKTVAIERKDGKATYDGTTLEIVDLPGTYSLSSRSLEEEIAVEYLITEKPDVVVNIIDAAHLERNLYLTLQLIELGVPLIVALNLNRYADSEGVIIDTKKLSDMLGVPVVRIEAIDNTGKDQLIREILGGAGPSTHPPHYGDEVEKHLAELTEALPDYSRWDIIQSLIHGASEDMPAAAKSRIESTRKHLTEMFGTSTQEIFADQRYGYIAGILHDAVHYHKDSGGKNQSERIDRFVTNKWLGFPIFLLVMYGVFQIVFTIATPFMDLIETVFGDAAAFVSESLGSGMPDWAVSFICDGVIGGVGSVVVFLPNILLLFLLLAILEDSGYLARVAVIMDRIMHKIGLHGKSFIPMILGFGCSVPAVMAARTLETERERKLTVLMTPYMSCSARLPVFILLVGAFFAPQVQGLVMFSLYLLGILVALIVGLILQKTVMKGESSSFVIEMPPYRIPTVKGVVIHALEHGGLFLRKAGLIIFPAVLLIWLLATLPYGVEYGSSESVIGMIGSAIAPIFEPLGWGIPEAAVAVLMGLLAKETVVASFGTLFGVGEEMLGGTLASVFTPLSAYSLMVFVLLYMPCLAAMLTVKQETSWKFATGAAVLMCVVAWIVSCVVYQGGVLLGFG from the coding sequence ATGAGTGAGAAGCGGGTTGTAGTGGCTCTTGCCGGAAATCCAAACTGCGGTAAGACAACACTTTTCAATAATTTAACCGGTATGCGCCAGCATGTGGGTAACTGGCCGGGAAAGACTGTTGCCATTGAGCGAAAGGACGGTAAGGCAACATATGATGGTACGACGCTTGAGATTGTGGATCTTCCGGGAACGTACAGTCTGAGCAGCAGGTCCCTTGAAGAGGAGATTGCCGTTGAGTATCTGATCACCGAAAAGCCGGATGTGGTGGTGAATATTATTGATGCCGCCCATCTTGAGCGGAATCTGTACCTGACGCTCCAGTTAATCGAGCTGGGTGTTCCGCTGATTGTGGCGCTGAATCTGAACCGATATGCTGATTCCGAGGGTGTCATTATTGATACCAAGAAACTGTCTGATATGCTGGGTGTTCCGGTCGTCCGTATTGAGGCGATTGACAACACCGGTAAGGATCAGCTGATTCGGGAGATCCTCGGGGGTGCTGGCCCTTCGACGCATCCTCCGCACTACGGCGATGAGGTGGAGAAACATCTTGCAGAACTGACGGAGGCACTGCCGGATTATTCGCGCTGGGATATTATCCAGAGTCTGATCCATGGTGCGTCAGAGGATATGCCGGCTGCGGCAAAGTCCCGGATTGAATCGACCAGAAAACACCTGACGGAGATGTTTGGAACATCAACGCAGGAGATCTTTGCGGATCAGCGTTACGGATATATTGCAGGTATCCTTCACGATGCAGTTCATTACCACAAAGATTCCGGTGGTAAGAATCAGTCGGAGCGTATTGACCGGTTTGTTACCAACAAGTGGCTGGGTTTTCCGATCTTTCTTCTGGTGATGTACGGGGTGTTTCAGATCGTGTTTACGATTGCAACCCCATTCATGGATCTGATTGAGACGGTCTTCGGCGATGCTGCTGCGTTTGTGAGCGAATCGCTTGGTTCCGGCATGCCGGACTGGGCTGTGTCGTTTATCTGTGACGGGGTGATCGGCGGTGTCGGGTCGGTAGTGGTTTTCCTGCCAAACATTCTGCTTCTGTTCCTGCTCCTGGCAATCCTTGAGGATTCCGGATATCTGGCACGTGTTGCGGTTATCATGGACAGGATTATGCACAAAATTGGTCTGCACGGAAAATCATTCATTCCGATGATTCTCGGGTTCGGATGCAGTGTTCCGGCGGTTATGGCTGCCCGTACGCTGGAGACGGAACGGGAACGCAAACTGACGGTTCTGATGACGCCGTACATGTCCTGTTCTGCGCGGCTTCCGGTGTTTATTCTGCTGGTCGGTGCGTTCTTTGCTCCGCAGGTTCAGGGTCTTGTGATGTTTTCGCTGTATCTGCTGGGTATTCTTGTTGCACTGATTGTGGGTCTTATTCTGCAGAAGACGGTGATGAAGGGCGAGTCGTCATCCTTTGTGATTGAGATGCCTCCTTACCGCATTCCGACCGTGAAAGGTGTGGTTATTCATGCGCTTGAACATGGTGGTCTGTTCCTGAGAAAGGCGGGACTTATCATTTTCCCGGCGGTTCTTTTGATCTGGCTGCTTGCAACTCTTCCCTACGGTGTTGAGTACGGGTCGTCTGAGTCTGTCATTGGTATGATTGGTTCGGCTATTGCTCCGATCTTTGAGCCGCTCGGCTGGGGTATTCCGGAGGCTGCGGTTGCTGTCCTTATGGGTCTGCTGGCAAAGGAGACGGTTGTGGCTTCCTTTGGGACGCTCTTCGGTGTTGGCGAGGAGATGCTCGGCGGTACTCTGGCGAGTGTGTTTACTCCGCTGTCGGCGTATTCGCTGATGGTGTTCGTACTGCTCTATATGCCCTGTCTTGCGGCGATGCTGACGGTTAAGCAGGAGACTTCCTGGAAGTTTGCCACGGGGGCTGCTGTGCTGATGTGCGTTGTTGCCTGGATTGTTTCCTGTGTTGTCTATCAGGGAGGGGTTCTTCTTGGATTCGGGTGA
- a CDS encoding metal-dependent transcriptional regulator: protein MPQTTHCKRLTMKEEDYLEAILNVSREKGYAKTRDVADELELSPPSVVEMFAKLDRKKLVVYRKYEGVTLTDTGRTIAEQIKYRHDVLVGFLRLIAVPEDIATKDACFMEHELNAETIQKIKQFVEYVDVSKSAQIELKRFIESCK, encoded by the coding sequence ATGCCGCAAACAACACACTGCAAACGCCTCACCATGAAAGAGGAGGATTACCTTGAGGCAATCCTCAACGTCTCACGGGAGAAAGGCTATGCGAAAACCCGGGATGTTGCAGACGAACTGGAGCTCTCACCTCCCTCGGTTGTGGAGATGTTTGCAAAACTCGATCGGAAAAAACTGGTTGTGTACCGCAAGTATGAAGGGGTAACACTTACGGACACCGGCAGAACCATAGCCGAGCAGATCAAGTACCGCCATGATGTACTGGTCGGATTTCTCCGGCTGATCGCAGTTCCGGAAGATATCGCAACCAAAGATGCCTGTTTTATGGAACATGAACTCAACGCCGAAACAATTCAGAAGATAAAACAGTTCGTGGAGTACGTAGACGTTTCAAAATCCGCACAGATCGAGTTAAAGCGGTTCATCGAATCCTGCAAATAA